CGGGCTGTTAATCAAAACCAGGTCTTCTCTTTTGGCGTTGACAAATGCCTGCTTGAACTCCAAGGCGGCGTCGCATTCGTGGGTGGCGACAAATCGGGTTCCCAGCTGCACGCCGGCCGCCCCCATTTTGATAAACTTCAAAATGTCTTCCCCGGTATAGATCCCGCCGGCGGCAATCACCGGAATGCGCTTTCCGTTTGCTTCTTCGAAAGGCTTGACGGCCGCAATAACCTGCGGAACGATCTTTTCCAGGGCATACGCAGGATCATTGATCTGTTCCAGCTTAAATCCCAGATGCCCGCCGGCCATGGGACCTTCCACCACCAAAGCATCCGGCAGATAATTGAATTTTGCCAGCCATTTCTTGCAGATGATAATGGCGGCCCGGTCCGAAGAAATAATGGGAGCAAGTTTGGTGTTGGCACCGTTGGCAAGATATCCGGGCAAATCGAGCGCAAGACCGGCCCCGGCAAAAATAATGTCGATGCCTTCCTCGATGGAGGTCTTCACCATGTCGGCATAATTGGTCAATGCGACCATGATGTTGACACCGAGGATGCCCCGGGTCTTTGCCCGCGCCTTCCTGATTTCCCTTTGCAAGGCCCTGATATTGGCTTTGCGGGCGTCGGCATAGATATCAGGCTCGCCCATGCCGATCATGGCGGTGCCGATGACACCGATACCGCCTTGGTCGGCAACGGCGGATGCCAGCCCTGAAAGCGAAATCCCGATGGACATTCCACCCTGGATAATCGGGATTTTGGCTACCAAATCGCCTATTTTCAATCCGGAAATCATTAGCTGCTCACCCTGTATCGGTTATGGTTATAAAGACACCAAGATTATAATATGCACAGTCATTTGGCACTTGTCATTTGTCATTGGGTATTCAGCTGCTCTTGGGGTCCAAATGACTAATGACAAATGACCAATGTCAAATAACAGCCAATTGAATTTAAATCAATCAGGTTTAGAGTTACTACATCTTATCTGCACACGACAGGACCGGTGCAGGTTTATATGCCATGCCGGTAGGCTTCAAGGTCTGTGGTACCAAAGCGGCGCTACCGGCCTTTTCCAAAGCCAGGGCCGCGGCATTTTTTTCATAAAACGCCGGCGGTTCATATCGCCAGCCGTTTGCCAGGCGTTTTTCTTCATGCTTGATGGCGCTGTAAGCATATTTTCCGATCAGCGGAGCGATCGCCCGGGTTTTCCAGCCGAATTCACGGTAAATGTCCTTAAGGAGGCTGTCCATTTTTGCGGCCATCCCTGGATTGTGCCGGTACCATTGCTTCATGGCCCAGACAGCGCCGGCATAGGTTGTCCGCAGCGGTTTGACTTCCCAGGCAAAGCGGTCCCGAATGCACTTTTCCGG
This genomic window from Candidatus Desulfatibia profunda contains:
- a CDS encoding nitronate monooxygenase translates to MISGLKIGDLVAKIPIIQGGMSIGISLSGLASAVADQGGIGVIGTAMIGMGEPDIYADARKANIRALQREIRKARAKTRGILGVNIMVALTNYADMVKTSIEEGIDIIFAGAGLALDLPGYLANGANTKLAPIISSDRAAIIICKKWLAKFNYLPDALVVEGPMAGGHLGFKLEQINDPAYALEKIVPQVIAAVKPFEEANGKRIPVIAAGGIYTGEDILKFIKMGAAGVQLGTRFVATHECDAALEFKQAFVNAKREDLVLINSPVGLPGRAVRNQFIEDVNRGIRKPFKCPYHCIKTCNYQESPYCISFALISAKKGRLNHGFAFAGANAYRVDQIVSVKALIGSLLQEYEQACVHEKFSN